The proteins below come from a single Candidatus Zymogenus saltonus genomic window:
- a CDS encoding Nramp family divalent metal transporter: MSKDMNKPTEKAKTESISRPPIGPRRLLILGPGLVWAASSVGVAELVFATRAGAIFGFLLIWVPVVSLFFKYFITELVGRYTIVTGEDVIAAFGRIETRIGPVTLPKGWILWLFWAFFVASVAGMSGIALTVGSALFAIYSGVPYVVWSMIALILVGIILFLGSYRGLEYASRLLMIVIVCFIFYAVLRRFPPLSEMAAGLVPNVPEESLRELIPLLGWSGAGAMGTIWFSLWTKASGRGASAMIDRPSTEEVKAIKSWISINRTDLLVNMILTAVLTVGFIIAGAIILNPLGIVPEGEGLGISLAKIAGEFYGPGAVMIFLVGVVGTLYSTLLADTDGLCRVAGGAVKAQSKTKRPEHFFYMTFLIVYVIFASLFTTVIQAPVLLLQVTAVIDTILLPIVGVMAIHICTKTLPADFRPRRATIIMSYLSVLFFIFFIVLLVMAVVKGVDFSM, from the coding sequence ATGTCGAAGGATATGAATAAACCAACGGAAAAGGCAAAGACCGAGTCGATCTCCCGACCCCCAATCGGGCCGCGCAGACTTTTGATCTTGGGGCCGGGGCTTGTCTGGGCGGCAAGCTCCGTGGGCGTGGCGGAGCTCGTCTTTGCAACGAGGGCCGGGGCGATCTTCGGGTTTCTCCTGATCTGGGTGCCTGTCGTCTCCCTCTTTTTCAAGTACTTCATAACGGAGCTCGTGGGGCGATACACCATAGTCACCGGCGAGGACGTCATCGCCGCCTTCGGGAGGATCGAGACGAGGATAGGCCCCGTGACCCTGCCGAAGGGGTGGATACTCTGGCTCTTCTGGGCGTTCTTCGTGGCCAGCGTGGCGGGTATGAGCGGCATCGCCCTTACCGTCGGGAGCGCCCTTTTTGCAATATACTCAGGCGTCCCCTACGTCGTCTGGTCGATGATTGCTCTGATCCTCGTCGGGATAATCCTCTTTCTCGGGAGCTATCGGGGACTGGAGTACGCATCGAGGCTCTTGATGATCGTAATCGTATGCTTCATCTTCTACGCCGTCCTTCGCCGCTTCCCGCCCCTTTCTGAGATGGCCGCGGGACTTGTCCCGAACGTCCCGGAGGAGTCCCTCAGGGAGCTGATCCCGCTCCTCGGCTGGTCGGGGGCGGGGGCGATGGGCACTATCTGGTTTTCCCTCTGGACGAAGGCGAGCGGCCGCGGCGCATCGGCGATGATCGACCGCCCCTCGACCGAGGAGGTCAAGGCGATAAAAAGCTGGATCTCGATAAACCGGACCGATCTCTTGGTAAACATGATCCTGACCGCCGTGTTGACGGTGGGATTTATCATAGCCGGGGCGATTATCCTCAACCCCCTCGGCATAGTGCCGGAGGGGGAGGGACTGGGGATTTCGCTGGCAAAAATCGCTGGGGAGTTCTACGGCCCCGGGGCCGTGATGATCTTTCTTGTCGGCGTAGTCGGTACCCTCTACAGCACGCTCCTTGCGGACACCGACGGATTGTGTCGCGTGGCGGGCGGGGCGGTCAAGGCCCAGTCGAAGACAAAGAGGCCGGAGCACTTCTTCTATATGACGTTTTTGATCGTCTACGTGATTTTCGCCAGCCTCTTCACCACCGTCATACAGGCGCCGGTTCTGCTCCTTCAGGTAACCGCGGTCATCGACACGATTCTTCTCCCCATAGTCGGCGTCATGGCAATCCATATCTGCACGAAGACGCTTCCGGCGGACTTCAGGCCCAGGCGGGCGACGATTATTATGTCGTATCTGTCGGTCCTGTTTTTCATCTTCTTTATTGTCCTTCTCGTAATGGCCGTAGTAAAGGGGGTAGACTTCTCGATGTAA